Genomic window (Oryza sativa Japonica Group chromosome 3, ASM3414082v1):
TATGTAGTCCATTATGAAGCAAGTGATTGAGTCTCTAAAGTTAGTTCGATAAACCTTAGAGCCTCTCTTAGCTCAACAGGGAGGAGCCCTGCCGGGTGGTAATTTTGAGGACGAGTGTCCTATCCCTTGATATTTGGATCCTTACCATAGTCAGTCCATAACACAATATACATTATTAGTTAATATGTTGAAGACAAATGCTTCATTCCTCTTATTTTTTTGTGTGCAGAGATTGAATGAAATAAATGCACAATACCAGGAGAAACTGTTGGCACTTCGAGCTCGCCAAGCAACCTATAGAGAAGAATTCTTACGCAAGGAGTCTCAGGCACGCCAGCAGCAATACCAACAGGCTAGCATGAGCAGTTATGCAAACAATGTAAGGCCCGGGGAGACTCACGGCTATACTCCAATTGCAGcaaaaccgccgccgcctccacctgctgctgctgctacagcTGGTGGTACTTATGGAGAAGCTCATCGGGGTTATACTTCTGCCCAGTATGACAACTTCAGGGAGCGTCCAGACTACCCAGAGTTCCGTGGTCGTGGCCGAGGTGAAGGTCATGTTCTTGAGCACCGTGGTCAATTCCCTGGTGGTCGTGCTTATAATTCTGGTGGCCGAAGATTCTAGAGATGGCTTCTTCAAACACAGCCAATTGGCTCATCTTTCTTGATCTCAGCTTGGTGCGAAATGCGAATTGCATTAGATGCTTGGTTGCAGTCTCGTTTAAACCTATATACATGGAAAAGCTGTTTACAATTTAAACTGCTGGTATGCAACCATCAAACAACACCAGATGTCACCGGCACTGTTGTGCTTGTTGTTTCCACCTACAACCCTGTAATTCTGCTTCTTTGTAACTTGGTAGAGAAAGATGAGAATAATTTATACCATACTCCCATGGCTTCTCTGTTGTTCATCCATATCATGCAATGAGAATAATATCAGGGAGGCAATTCTGCGAGCAGAATGTTCCAAGAGAAGCAGTTCAAAACATTTATGAGGACAATACTAACTGAAGTTTCTGAGGTGTACTGCTAAGGTAGCACAACAGTTTAACACAAGCCACGGGCTCGCAGTTGGAGCAAAGGAGCAACAGCTAGCTGTACAAAAAGCAAGATATATTACACATTATGTTCTCACGGATTCAGAAAGCCTGTCCTCTGATCAAGTCCCTCATCACTCTAGTTCCTGTTTTTAACTCCTATCAAAGTGTCTCACGATCAGGATGCTCCAGGAGAGGTAGAGACTGGTCTACTGGAGACATTTGACGACACCAGACAGCCATAATTCTACTTGGCTGCTTTCTTTGCACCTTGAAGCTGCTCCAGCGCGGTCACAACCTGATCCATGCCCGGCCTGCATCGTGCATCCATTGACAGGCACTGCACCGCAAGCCCCGCGATCTTCTGCGCAGCTGGAAGCGAATACTGGGATCCCAGGCGTGAGTCGAGGACATGGATGACCCTCCTCTTGTTGGTGATGTAAGGTCTAGCCCACTCCACCAGGTTGTGCTGCCCCGGAGGCCGGTTCTTGTCCAGGGCGCGCTGCCCGGACAGCAACTCCAGAAGAACAACTCCGTAGCTGTACACATCGCTCTTCGCGGTCAAATGGCCTGCGCATAATGTGGGTGAGAAGAACACAAGGTACCTTCAGAAAACCGCTGTTGACCTTTACTGTTAGAGTATGTGCACAAATGTAGATTTAAAGAACATGATGCTGCAATTAGTATCAGGACTAGTGTGTTGACTTAAGTGGTAGGAAAACGCAAGTAGGCACGGCTTCTAATTTTATGGTTGTTCATGCTGAAACCAGCTGGAGAATCTtagtttatcttcttttttcgGGCTATCCAACGACGTGGCAAGCATAAAGTACCATTTTGATTAGCAGAATTGGTCACCTCGATGTTTGCCCCTTTACAGGATGTCATGCATCATTCTTGAGTATTTAATTCTTAAGCGTCACATGGATGGATCAACAATTGTCAATCTTAAAGGGATTGCTCAGAGGCATCAATCATGTTATTTGCTACTGAAAAGAAATGTTTTATACCTCTAAATCGTTATAGAGAAATCTTAAATAAAATGCACATCTAAGCACACTTAGTAAACATAGCATATAAAACTTAAGTGAATCTAGTGGATATGGCATGCACACCATGAAGTATCCATGTCTTGCAATGAAGATTCTCTCTCCATAACAAACGACAAGTCTTATGACCCACTGTCAGCAAGGCATCTCAGTATGTTGCAAACAATGTTGTTACTGAACATAATTACCAGCAACAGTTATGACCCAGTGTCCTTTTGTCATTCATGCATGAATCTAAGATGCAGAAAATCATAGAGACACAGTAGTAGTATATGGTTTGTTATATGTCATGTTGCAAAGATCACCTGTCGCGAGATATTCAGGGGCAGCATATCCTTGTGTCCCCATGACCCTGGTTGAGACATGGCTTTTGTCACCACTAGGACCATCTTTTGCCAATCCAAAATCAGAGAGTTTTGCATTGTAGTCCTGTGTGCAGCCAAAGGGCAAAAACAAACATTTAGATCGAATCTGATTTGACTTGCACATATTGCGTATGTAAACCAATCTGCATGCTCACTCACCGAATCAAGAAGAATGTTGGATGTCTTGAAATCTCGGTAAATAACTTTGGCCTGATCACTGTGCAGGAAAGCAAGCCCCCTGGCAGCCTCGAGCGCGACCTTCATCCGCAAATTCCATGGGAGAGGCTGGAAGTGTGATCCCCCTGCAGCACCATACATAAGCATTGCCAATCTTTCATTCCCACGCACACAAAGAATGAAAACATATGATGAACATGACACAAAAACGTGGTGGACTGCTTACTCCTGAAAAGGTGGTGCTCCAAGCTGCCTCTCGGCATGAACTCGTACACCAGAAGCCGCTGTTCGTCCTCGAAGCAGTAGCCGATGAGCTTGACAAGATTTGGGTGGGAGAGCTGCCCAAGGTAATTCACCTCAGCCTGCAAGATTAcagttttttttgggggggacaCAAACAGATCAGTTAAAATCACTTTCAGACAGCGCTGACGCAGGCAGCAAGAATTGAAAAAActgaggaaaaaaagaagaagcagagGCACTGACCAGCCATTCCCTGTGCCCCTGGAAGCTGTCAAGCTTGAGCTTCTTCACGGCGACGATCATGCCGGTGCCCGGCTTGACGGGCGTCAGCGTTCGCTCATCGATCCACCCCTTGAACACCGAGCCGAACCCGCCCTCCCCAAGCAGGCTGTCCGGCCGGAAGTTCCTCGTGGAGCCCTTGAGCTCGCCGAAGGTGAACTTGCGGAGGTTCGACGACTGCAGGATCTCCGTCTCGCTCCGGGGAGTCGGCggcaccgacgacgacgccgacgccttgGTGCCGAACGTGCTGGAATCGGCCCCGTTCTTGCTGCTGTTCTTGGAACCTGTCCCTGGATTGCAACCACGACGGTCAGCTCACAGCTCACTCAGCATAGAAACTCTGCTTCTCTTTCCTAAAGAAATTCTCGTGTGAAGCAAACCATTCTTGGAAGTAGCTCTGCTTTCTATATCTAGACAAAGCCTAACTCGCCTAGCTcaaaattgtgaaaaaaaattgtcatcACTGGACAATTGATGATAAATCCCAAAGTGGAACCTCACTAAAATTGCTCTTTTACTATAaagagagcaaaaaaaaaaaacagagagatacAAAATTGATACCAAACTGAAATTTTGACTCTTTGTAGAGGAACCCTGACTCCCAAGAAcagaaccaaaccaaaccaccgCAAAAATCCACCAAAAGAAAAGGTAAGGCAGGCACCAACACTGCAACACATTGATTTGGTGCAACACTGCAAAAACCAAGAAACAAGGGCCTGGCACCTGACGAGTTGGGAGCACTGAACGAAGGGTTGATCTCGGCGTTCCCCTGCACGCCGGCGCAGTTCCCCATCACGAGCACACCGGCGCCGCCCGATCgacgtgcgtgcgtgcggcggcggcggccggcgttcCTGCCGGTTTTCTGTCGGGGTTCTTGCAGACTAGCTACGAGCTTAGACTAGAACAACACTGGGTTTCTGACTGGGTAGAACGAAGCTCAAGGCCGGTGTGGCTTTGTGGTGGTGTCATCCCAGCgtccccttctccttctcctgctTGGCTAGGTTGGAAGACCTATCATTGCTGCCCGCGAGTGAAGGGTGGTGGGGGCAGGAGGGGGAGCCGTGGGGTCAGTCGCCTCATTGATGAAGGAAAGAGAGCAAAGGGAAggcttttcttcttcttctcccacTTCGCTTCTCTTCCTTTACAGTGATGTTGTTGCCCTCTCTTTGGCGTCCATGTGCTTCGCCGGTGATTTCCTCCTGCAATTTCTGCATTTCCAGCGAAAACGATCAACCACCCTTTTcacagaaaagagaaaaaaacattctatgctactctcttcgtcccagaatatagcaacATCGGATGGACGTGTCaattgtctagattcgtagtcctAGAAAACAGGCTTATCCAGAATACATTTCATTCGATTTTAGGTTCTTATATTctggagacggagggagtattatcatTTCATTTCACTTTCTCATTTAGTAACAGGGACGGATCAAAAAAAAGTTAGGGGGACTCAACATACCGAGTACACCGATATAAACATATAATCTCAATATTAAACTATGCTAAAATGCTATTATGATACCTTTAGCATCTCCTATCTTATcaactatgatgaaaaaattgaagagAAGGCTTAGGGTGGTATCATAGGTTTTGTGGGTATAGGGGGGACTTGAGTCCCCCTGCACCCACGTTAGATCCACCCCTGTTTAGTAATCTGGCTATCTCAGCGGACTAGAATGCAA
Coding sequences:
- the LOC4332405 gene encoding receptor-like cytoplasmic kinase 176 isoform X2 — encoded protein: MGNCAGVQGNAEINPSFSAPNSSGSKNSSKNGADSSTFGTKASASSSVPPTPRSETEILQSSNLRKFTFGELKGSTRNFRPDSLLGEGGFGSVFKGWIDERTLTPVKPGTGMIVAVKKLKLDSFQGHREWLAEVNYLGQLSHPNLVKLIGYCFEDEQRLLVYEFMPRGSLEHHLFRRGSHFQPLPWNLRMKVALEAARGLAFLHSDQAKVIYRDFKTSNILLDSDYNAKLSDFGLAKDGPSGDKSHVSTRVMGTQGYAAPEYLATGHLTAKSDVYSYGVVLLELLSGQRALDKNRPPGQHNLVEWARPYITNKRRVIHVLDSRLGSQYSLPAAQKIAGLAVQCLSMDARCRPGMDQVVTALEQLQGAKKAAK
- the LOC4332405 gene encoding receptor-like cytoplasmic kinase 176 isoform X1, which codes for MGNCAGVQGNAEINPSFSAPNSSGTGSKNSSKNGADSSTFGTKASASSSVPPTPRSETEILQSSNLRKFTFGELKGSTRNFRPDSLLGEGGFGSVFKGWIDERTLTPVKPGTGMIVAVKKLKLDSFQGHREWLAEVNYLGQLSHPNLVKLIGYCFEDEQRLLVYEFMPRGSLEHHLFRRGSHFQPLPWNLRMKVALEAARGLAFLHSDQAKVIYRDFKTSNILLDSDYNAKLSDFGLAKDGPSGDKSHVSTRVMGTQGYAAPEYLATGHLTAKSDVYSYGVVLLELLSGQRALDKNRPPGQHNLVEWARPYITNKRRVIHVLDSRLGSQYSLPAAQKIAGLAVQCLSMDARCRPGMDQVVTALEQLQGAKKAAK